A window from Azoarcus sp. DD4 encodes these proteins:
- a CDS encoding Lar family restriction alleviation protein, producing MIPDALPCPFCGGAATVEDEPWVFGVRIARGLCLDCGAHGKEVQFRPGPDDGARDEAHYAAACAWNTRA from the coding sequence ATGATCCCCGACGCCTTGCCCTGCCCCTTCTGCGGCGGCGCCGCGACCGTCGAGGACGAGCCCTGGGTGTTCGGCGTGCGCATCGCCCGCGGCCTGTGCCTGGACTGCGGCGCCCACGGCAAGGAAGTGCAGTTCCGCCCCGGCCCTGACGACGGTGCCCGGGATGAAGCCCACTACGCCGCCGCCTGCGCCTGGAACACCCGCGCATGA
- a CDS encoding phage minor head protein, protein MTPTQAAVAALKGRTALINATGAELKKLLEEADRQILVILAGAPSDYQQWYLPQLRAAIARVLGTLGADVAAAVDVGQVEAWRLGAALVDDVATAAGLRLVLPTIDVQQLTAMRSFLTEKMKDVAADALTSINNQLGLVVIGAQTPFDAMKGISKVLKADTLKRATTITRTELARAYSTANQIRMEQAGAEVPGLKKRWVKSGKREPRVTHMAIHGQEQPVDKPFVLEGGAVTMMYPHDPKAPARHTINCGCVAVPVVPGWKRTVKDPIEENDKAEAARARAAIKKE, encoded by the coding sequence ATGACCCCGACGCAAGCCGCGGTGGCCGCCCTCAAAGGCCGCACCGCGCTCATCAACGCCACCGGCGCCGAGCTGAAAAAGCTCCTCGAGGAGGCCGACCGCCAGATCCTCGTCATCCTGGCCGGCGCGCCCAGCGACTACCAGCAGTGGTACCTGCCCCAGCTGCGCGCCGCGATCGCCCGCGTGCTCGGCACGCTCGGCGCCGACGTCGCCGCCGCGGTGGATGTCGGCCAGGTGGAAGCGTGGCGCCTGGGCGCTGCGCTGGTGGATGACGTGGCCACCGCCGCCGGCCTGCGCCTGGTGCTGCCGACCATCGACGTGCAGCAGCTCACCGCCATGCGGTCCTTTCTCACCGAGAAGATGAAGGACGTAGCGGCGGACGCGCTCACCAGCATCAACAACCAGCTTGGCCTGGTGGTGATCGGCGCGCAGACGCCTTTCGACGCCATGAAAGGCATTTCGAAGGTGCTGAAGGCCGACACCCTCAAGCGCGCCACCACCATCACCCGTACCGAACTCGCGCGCGCCTACTCCACCGCCAACCAGATCCGCATGGAGCAGGCCGGCGCCGAAGTGCCCGGCCTGAAGAAGCGCTGGGTGAAGAGTGGCAAGCGCGAACCCCGCGTGACGCACATGGCCATCCACGGCCAGGAACAGCCGGTGGACAAGCCCTTCGTGCTGGAAGGCGGCGCCGTGACGATGATGTACCCGCACGACCCGAAGGCGCCCGCCCGCCACACCATCAACTGCGGCTGCGTCGCGGTGCCGGTGGTGCCGGGGTGGAAGCGGACCGTCAAAGATCCGATCGAAGAGAACGACAAGGCCGAAGCTGCCCGCGCCCGCGCTGCGATCAAGAAAGAGTAA
- a CDS encoding HK97 gp10 family phage protein: protein MISIEFDATDVAKLAAAMEQSPEIVEDELGRFMRAATMHLQAEVQERTPTTHGTLRASVIGDVRVLPGIGIEGVVGTSLAYAVPVELGSGPHMPPVEPLVEWAKQKLGVRGKEAESAAWGIAKAIAKRGTLGVGMFHRALAANRQQLLEQFGECVRRITTRIGTIQ, encoded by the coding sequence GTGATTTCCATCGAATTCGACGCCACCGACGTGGCCAAGCTGGCCGCGGCAATGGAGCAATCCCCCGAGATTGTCGAGGACGAGCTGGGCCGCTTCATGCGCGCGGCGACGATGCACCTGCAGGCCGAGGTGCAGGAGCGCACCCCCACCACCCACGGCACGCTGCGCGCCTCGGTCATCGGCGACGTACGGGTGCTGCCCGGCATCGGCATCGAGGGCGTGGTGGGTACGTCGCTGGCCTACGCGGTGCCGGTGGAGCTGGGCAGCGGCCCGCACATGCCGCCGGTGGAGCCGCTGGTGGAGTGGGCCAAGCAGAAGCTGGGCGTGCGCGGCAAAGAGGCCGAATCCGCCGCCTGGGGCATCGCCAAGGCCATCGCCAAGCGCGGCACCCTGGGCGTGGGCATGTTCCACCGCGCGCTCGCCGCCAACCGCCAGCAGCTGCTGGAACAGTTCGGCGAGTGCGTCCGCCGCATCACCACCCGCATCGGGACCATCCAATGA
- a CDS encoding phage tail tape measure protein, translating to MTGPNKVEIALSVDKREGESNLKAFSRAFDQLLRSLGKGDGDIKAFRRLAADVEAGKVAVASLDEQTRKLLQVFREGSQVAADRDLLGLSAHKDIQEQIYRTREAYERLAASGKLTSAELAQAALKTEERIRELHKETNGWADSLVNAKAALAGMAASAAGVTAVAVAGIKFESSMAAVNKVVGGTDEQIAALSKRLRELATEMPVEGGVNGLAAIAAMGGQLGVPIEKLEAFVTLAAKMGVAFNLSSEQSAKAVAELSNVFNLPLERVGELGDAVNALGNTMSAREGDIVDVLTRIGGSATQFNLTAEQSAALAASMLSLGMSSEVAGTGINAMLAKLQTAKLQGADFQAALAEMGVSANKLAKDIRANPQAALLEFLRTLKSLDGQSRAEVITRLFGLEYQDKISRLVAGLAQYEAALGRISSRSATAGAMEKEYQAQLKTTDAQIRLLRQSVEVAAINLGTVFLPALRSVVTMLGDAAAGVAKFIETFPEISALAATLGTVMVTAGSLRLVLLALTVAGTRGFGALFGAVKDLNVGLGDAIKNVGKLQTAFNLAGAAIVGWEIGRWAREEFEIVELAGVELANALTKLAERAQFAWFAYENKWSPKTVIDEYDRLQQRLKEIDDTYAEMAAEAKARRAGQSMSAPPAPPAPPSPSMDKPATGAENLAGSLAKAREAAAELGVDLTKFSTSVSPEFEVLQTHLDAVVAALPKLKESGVQTGAALKTALSQMIAGARNPAELLALTERIRELGAAGELSKPQLVSLFDDVRAKAREATAETAQLRGEIANLLAEAANVRNGTAGAGAKATERRERGLTDEERDALNWRRADSAVSEAQQLATFAQNAAIDGRAQQAQQYAARAAQLIQQASAYADKLKDDTDAANMFDRIAEAEARGLEAQAALKQRQLQDIEAASAAQAQQLSQLETRLQQLRDAVTTVKVDASVDPATAAIEQVKTALAALPDLKTITVEVVTKQDIQWSSDSGTNVAESLADALPARAYGGRLPGIAHGDRSDNVLYWGTPGEHVIQIPAVRYYGRSFIDAINNMRIPKHGYGGAIAAAAAPTLAAATGASDMVGANLVVPGVGSYPVKASADVYGQMQRAFKVAALKAGGRR from the coding sequence ATGACGGGGCCCAACAAGGTCGAGATCGCCCTCAGTGTAGACAAGCGTGAGGGCGAGTCAAACCTGAAGGCGTTTTCGCGCGCCTTCGATCAGCTGCTGCGCTCGCTTGGCAAGGGCGATGGCGACATCAAGGCGTTTCGCCGACTGGCGGCCGATGTCGAAGCAGGCAAGGTGGCGGTTGCGTCGCTGGACGAGCAGACACGCAAGCTGCTGCAGGTTTTCCGGGAAGGCTCGCAGGTTGCGGCCGACCGGGACTTGCTTGGGCTGTCGGCCCACAAGGACATCCAGGAGCAGATCTACCGTACGCGCGAGGCGTACGAGCGCCTTGCGGCTTCGGGCAAGCTGACCAGCGCCGAGTTGGCGCAGGCTGCGCTGAAGACTGAAGAGCGCATCCGCGAGCTGCACAAGGAGACCAATGGCTGGGCGGATTCGCTGGTCAACGCGAAGGCCGCCCTTGCGGGTATGGCGGCCTCTGCGGCTGGGGTGACCGCTGTGGCCGTGGCTGGCATCAAGTTCGAGTCGTCGATGGCCGCCGTGAATAAGGTGGTCGGCGGCACCGACGAGCAGATCGCAGCGCTGTCGAAACGGCTCCGTGAGCTGGCAACGGAAATGCCGGTAGAAGGTGGCGTCAACGGCCTCGCCGCGATTGCGGCGATGGGCGGGCAGCTCGGTGTTCCCATCGAGAAGCTGGAGGCCTTCGTCACGCTTGCCGCGAAAATGGGCGTGGCGTTCAACCTGAGTTCGGAGCAGTCGGCGAAGGCGGTTGCAGAGCTCAGCAACGTCTTCAACCTGCCGCTGGAGCGGGTTGGAGAGTTGGGCGATGCCGTGAATGCGTTGGGCAACACGATGTCTGCCCGGGAAGGCGACATTGTCGATGTTCTCACCCGGATCGGTGGCAGTGCTACGCAGTTCAACCTGACGGCGGAGCAGTCTGCCGCGCTGGCAGCGTCGATGCTGAGCCTGGGCATGAGCAGCGAGGTGGCCGGTACCGGCATCAATGCGATGCTGGCCAAGCTGCAGACGGCCAAGCTGCAGGGGGCGGACTTCCAGGCCGCGCTGGCCGAGATGGGCGTATCCGCCAACAAGCTGGCCAAGGATATCCGCGCGAATCCGCAGGCGGCGCTGCTGGAGTTCTTGCGCACGCTGAAGTCGCTGGATGGCCAGTCGCGCGCGGAGGTCATCACGCGGCTGTTCGGCCTGGAATACCAGGACAAGATTTCGCGCCTGGTCGCGGGGCTTGCGCAGTACGAGGCGGCGCTGGGCCGGATCAGCAGTCGCAGTGCCACCGCTGGTGCGATGGAGAAGGAGTACCAGGCGCAGCTGAAGACCACCGACGCGCAGATTCGGCTGTTGAGGCAAAGCGTTGAGGTGGCCGCGATCAACCTCGGAACGGTCTTCCTTCCGGCGCTGCGTAGTGTCGTCACAATGCTGGGTGACGCCGCCGCGGGTGTCGCAAAGTTCATCGAGACTTTCCCTGAAATCTCCGCTCTGGCTGCAACTTTGGGGACGGTGATGGTCACCGCCGGCTCGCTGCGCTTGGTGCTGCTGGCGCTGACGGTGGCCGGTACGCGTGGGTTCGGTGCCCTGTTCGGCGCGGTGAAGGATCTGAACGTCGGCCTGGGCGACGCCATCAAGAACGTCGGCAAGCTGCAAACGGCCTTCAATCTGGCGGGCGCTGCGATTGTCGGGTGGGAGATCGGCCGCTGGGCGCGCGAAGAGTTTGAAATCGTCGAGTTGGCGGGGGTTGAACTCGCGAACGCACTGACCAAGCTGGCCGAGCGTGCGCAGTTCGCCTGGTTTGCCTACGAGAACAAGTGGTCGCCGAAGACCGTCATCGATGAGTACGACCGTCTGCAGCAGCGGCTGAAGGAGATCGACGACACCTACGCCGAGATGGCTGCGGAGGCAAAAGCCCGCAGGGCTGGGCAGAGTATGTCAGCGCCACCGGCGCCCCCTGCACCGCCCTCGCCTTCGATGGACAAGCCCGCGACCGGCGCCGAGAACCTGGCCGGCTCGCTGGCCAAGGCGCGCGAGGCGGCTGCCGAGCTGGGCGTAGACCTGACGAAGTTTTCGACCTCGGTTTCGCCCGAATTCGAGGTGCTGCAGACGCACCTGGATGCCGTGGTGGCCGCACTGCCGAAGCTGAAGGAATCCGGCGTGCAGACTGGCGCGGCGCTGAAGACTGCGCTGTCGCAGATGATTGCCGGGGCACGCAACCCGGCCGAGCTGCTGGCGCTGACCGAGCGCATTCGCGAATTGGGCGCTGCCGGCGAGCTGTCGAAGCCGCAGTTGGTCTCCCTGTTTGATGATGTGCGTGCGAAGGCCCGGGAGGCGACAGCCGAGACGGCGCAGTTGCGCGGCGAGATTGCCAACCTGCTGGCCGAGGCCGCGAATGTCCGCAATGGCACGGCTGGGGCCGGCGCCAAGGCGACCGAGCGGCGCGAGCGCGGGCTGACCGACGAGGAGCGCGACGCGCTCAATTGGCGTCGTGCGGACAGCGCGGTGAGCGAGGCCCAGCAGTTGGCGACCTTCGCGCAGAACGCGGCAATCGACGGCCGCGCCCAGCAGGCACAGCAGTACGCGGCGCGCGCGGCGCAGCTGATCCAGCAGGCCAGCGCCTACGCCGACAAGCTGAAGGACGACACGGATGCGGCCAACATGTTCGACCGCATCGCCGAGGCGGAGGCGCGCGGACTGGAGGCACAGGCCGCGCTGAAGCAGCGGCAGCTGCAGGACATCGAGGCCGCGTCGGCCGCACAGGCGCAACAGCTTTCGCAGCTCGAAACCCGGTTGCAGCAGCTGCGCGACGCGGTGACCACGGTGAAGGTGGATGCGAGCGTTGACCCGGCGACGGCCGCGATCGAGCAGGTGAAGACGGCACTGGCCGCGCTGCCGGACCTGAAGACGATCACTGTCGAGGTGGTGACCAAGCAGGACATCCAGTGGTCGAGCGACAGCGGCACGAATGTAGCCGAGAGTTTGGCCGATGCACTCCCAGCGCGCGCCTACGGCGGCCGGTTGCCGGGCATTGCCCACGGCGACCGGTCGGACAACGTGCTGTACTGGGGCACGCCCGGCGAGCATGTGATTCAGATCCCCGCGGTGCGCTACTACGGTCGGTCCTTCATCGATGCGATCAACAACATGCGTATCCCCAAGCATGGCTATGGCGGGGCGATTGCGGCGGCCGCAGCCCCGACGCTTGCGGCGGCAACGGGGGCGAGCGACATGGTCGGCGCCAACCTGGTTGTCCCAGGCGTGGGGAGCTACCCGGTCAAGGCCTCGGCTGACGTCTATGGCCAGATGCAGCGCGCCTTTAAGGTCGCCGCGCTCAAGGCCGGGGGGCGCAGGTAA
- a CDS encoding WD40 repeat domain-containing protein produces the protein MSTGVLAVGCNAANSLDAYDAADLSKCVDAVTLFAGITAGIINGVAFSPSGAKLAAALSGLPFLAVIDTVAAAPVTLAGGNPASSGNGVSFSPDGALLAVANNSVPSLTVYDTDDWTKVTFTSTPPEGQGYSCAFSPDGSLLAVGHGTSPFLSVYIVATGVRVALAGGNPSGIGYGVAFSPDGSKLAVAHATSPYLTVYNTADWSKVTISGGNPAGTGRGVAFSPDGSRLAVAHATSPYLTVYNVADWSKVTISGGNPAGNGRGVAFSPDGTRLAVVHTTSPYLTVYITSTWGKASLTGGNPAGEGNGCAWRAAAPLRVAALVPHVVTDDTGAPASRVHRLYRRSNGELLASRTSSAGGEYSAPFLTALPVQVVVLDDDAGSVYNDKILGRVIPG, from the coding sequence ATGTCCACGGGCGTGCTGGCAGTCGGGTGCAACGCGGCGAATAGCCTTGACGCGTACGACGCGGCGGATCTCTCCAAGTGCGTCGACGCGGTAACGCTGTTCGCTGGCATCACGGCAGGAATCATCAACGGCGTTGCATTCAGCCCTTCAGGGGCGAAGCTTGCGGCCGCGCTTAGCGGCCTGCCGTTCCTCGCGGTGATCGACACGGTGGCGGCGGCGCCTGTAACCCTCGCCGGCGGCAACCCGGCGAGCTCGGGTAACGGCGTGAGTTTTAGTCCGGATGGCGCGTTGCTGGCGGTCGCAAACAATAGCGTGCCGTCGCTCACTGTGTATGACACAGACGACTGGACCAAAGTCACGTTCACGAGCACTCCCCCTGAAGGGCAGGGGTACTCGTGTGCGTTCAGCCCGGACGGCAGCTTGTTGGCAGTCGGCCATGGCACGAGCCCCTTCCTTTCGGTGTACATCGTCGCGACCGGCGTGCGGGTGGCCCTCGCGGGTGGTAATCCATCGGGGATCGGGTACGGCGTCGCGTTCAGCCCGGACGGCAGCAAGCTGGCTGTTGCCCATGCCACGTCACCGTATCTGACCGTTTACAACACGGCCGATTGGTCCAAGGTGACGATCAGCGGCGGTAATCCGGCGGGGACTGGGCGCGGCGTGGCGTTTAGCCCGGACGGCAGCAGGCTGGCCGTTGCACATGCCACGTCGCCGTATCTGACCGTCTATAACGTGGCCGACTGGTCCAAGGTGACGATCAGCGGGGGGAATCCGGCTGGAAATGGCCGCGGCGTGGCATTCAGCCCGGACGGTACCCGGTTGGCGGTGGTGCATACGACGTCGCCCTATCTGACCGTCTACATCACATCAACGTGGGGTAAAGCCTCGCTGACAGGGGGCAACCCCGCCGGCGAGGGAAACGGCTGCGCATGGCGTGCTGCGGCGCCCTTGCGCGTGGCTGCGCTCGTCCCCCATGTCGTTACGGACGATACCGGCGCGCCAGCGAGCCGGGTGCATCGGCTCTATCGACGGTCCAATGGTGAGTTGCTTGCCAGCAGGACGTCGAGCGCAGGCGGCGAATACAGCGCACCGTTCCTGACCGCGCTGCCGGTGCAGGTGGTGGTGTTGGATGACGATGCGGGTAGTGTCTACAACGACAAAATCCTTGGCAGGGTGATCCCGGGATGA
- a CDS encoding ABC transporter ATP-binding protein, with the protein MSEFILETTGLTKEFKGFVAVSGVDLKVQRGHIHALIGPNGAGKTTVFNLLTKFLPPTAGSIRFEGEDITREAPAVTARRGLIRSFQISATFPKLTVLENVRIGLQRKLGTGFHFWRSEKSLDVLNDRAMALLESVDLGQFADTITAEMPYGRKRALEIATTLALEPTMMLLDEPTQGMGHEDIERVVALIRKVAENRTILMVEHNLSVVANLCDRITVLTRGSILAEGSYEEVSKNPKVLEAYVGSDDMADAHH; encoded by the coding sequence ATGAGCGAGTTCATTCTCGAAACAACGGGGCTCACCAAGGAGTTCAAAGGCTTCGTTGCCGTGTCTGGCGTGGACCTCAAGGTCCAGCGCGGTCACATCCATGCCTTGATCGGCCCCAACGGCGCCGGCAAGACCACCGTTTTCAACCTGCTGACCAAGTTCCTGCCGCCGACGGCCGGCAGCATCCGCTTCGAGGGTGAGGACATCACCCGCGAGGCGCCGGCGGTGACCGCGCGCCGCGGGTTGATCCGGTCCTTCCAGATTTCCGCCACCTTCCCCAAGCTCACCGTGCTGGAGAACGTGCGCATCGGCCTGCAGCGCAAGCTCGGCACCGGCTTTCACTTCTGGCGCTCGGAAAAGTCGCTCGACGTGCTGAACGACAGGGCCATGGCGCTGCTGGAGTCGGTGGATCTCGGCCAGTTCGCCGACACCATTACCGCCGAGATGCCCTACGGCCGCAAGCGGGCGCTGGAGATCGCGACGACGCTGGCGCTCGAGCCGACCATGATGCTGCTCGACGAACCCACCCAGGGCATGGGCCACGAGGACATCGAGCGGGTGGTGGCGCTGATCCGCAAGGTGGCCGAGAACCGCACCATCCTGATGGTGGAGCACAACCTGTCGGTGGTCGCCAACCTGTGCGACCGCATCACCGTGTTGACGCGCGGCAGCATCCTCGCCGAAGGCAGCTACGAGGAAGTATCGAAGAATCCCAAGGTGCTCGAAGCCTATGTCGGTTCCGACGACATGGCCGACGCCCACCACTAG
- a CDS encoding ABC transporter ATP-binding protein, with protein sequence MTSAFEPHAEMLRISDLHAFYGESHILHGIDLQVARGECITLLGRNGSGRSTTLKSILGLVGRRSGSIMVNGKDVIAEPTHRMARHGIGYVPEERAIFASLSAEENLLLPPQVASGGMSVDEIYKMFPNLLERRNSPGTKLSGGEQQMLAMARVLRTGAKLLLLDEITEGLAPVIVKKLGEVITELKSRGFTIVLVEQNFRFAAPLADRHYVLEHGEIIATIPKEELPGRMDWLHQTLGV encoded by the coding sequence ATGACCAGCGCCTTCGAACCCCATGCCGAAATGCTGCGGATCAGCGATCTGCACGCCTTCTACGGCGAATCCCACATCCTCCACGGCATCGACCTGCAGGTCGCGCGCGGCGAATGCATCACCCTGCTCGGCCGCAACGGCTCCGGCCGCTCGACCACGCTGAAGTCCATCCTCGGCCTGGTCGGCCGCCGCAGCGGCTCCATCATGGTCAATGGCAAGGACGTGATCGCCGAGCCCACTCACCGCATGGCCCGCCACGGCATCGGCTACGTGCCGGAGGAACGCGCCATCTTCGCCTCGCTGTCGGCCGAGGAGAATCTGCTGCTGCCGCCGCAGGTGGCCAGCGGCGGCATGAGCGTGGACGAGATCTACAAGATGTTCCCCAACCTGCTGGAGCGCCGCAACAGCCCGGGTACCAAGCTGTCCGGCGGCGAACAGCAGATGCTGGCGATGGCCCGCGTGCTGCGTACCGGCGCCAAGCTGCTGCTGCTCGACGAGATTACCGAAGGCCTGGCACCGGTCATCGTCAAGAAGCTGGGCGAAGTCATCACCGAACTGAAATCGCGGGGTTTCACCATCGTGCTGGTGGAGCAGAACTTCCGCTTTGCCGCACCGCTCGCCGATCGCCACTACGTGCTCGAGCACGGCGAGATCATCGCCACCATCCCCAAGGAAGAACTTCCCGGCAGGATGGACTGGCTGCACCAGACGCTCGGGGTCTGA
- a CDS encoding ABC transporter substrate-binding protein: protein MHTKKLLSAACTAALALLATGAQAQISGNTVKIGVLTDMSGTYSDLAGPGAVLATQMAIEDFIAKEKPAFKVEMVSADHQNKADIASNKAREWFEREGVDTATELVTTSTALAVMKVAKEMNRVALMSGPASTPITNEQCNDVTVHYTYDTYALANGTAKAVTQQGGKNWFFLTADYAFGQSLEKDSSAVVVANGGKVVGSVRHPFPASDFSSFLLQAQASNAQIIGLANAGADTTNAIKQAAEFGITPKQQLAGLLMFISDVHSLGLKNAQGMYLTTGFYWDLNDETRAWSKRFFDKQRRMPTMVQAGQYSSVLHYLKAVKAAGSDEAPKVMAQMKKTPINDFFAKNGQIREDGRMIHDMYLVQVKKPDESKYPWDYYHVKQVIPAAEAFQPLALSRCPLVKK from the coding sequence ATGCACACGAAGAAGCTGTTGAGCGCCGCCTGTACTGCGGCCCTGGCCCTGCTGGCGACCGGCGCCCAGGCGCAGATTTCCGGCAACACGGTGAAGATCGGCGTGCTCACCGACATGTCGGGCACCTATTCCGACCTCGCCGGCCCGGGCGCGGTGCTCGCCACGCAGATGGCGATCGAGGACTTCATCGCCAAGGAAAAGCCGGCCTTCAAGGTCGAGATGGTGTCCGCCGACCACCAGAACAAGGCCGACATCGCCTCCAACAAGGCGCGCGAGTGGTTCGAGCGCGAGGGTGTCGATACCGCCACCGAGCTGGTCACCACCTCGACCGCGCTGGCGGTGATGAAGGTGGCCAAGGAGATGAACCGCGTTGCGCTGATGAGCGGTCCGGCCTCCACGCCGATCACCAACGAGCAGTGCAACGACGTCACCGTCCACTACACCTACGATACCTACGCGCTCGCCAACGGCACCGCCAAGGCGGTGACCCAGCAGGGCGGCAAGAACTGGTTCTTCCTCACCGCCGACTACGCCTTCGGCCAGTCGCTGGAGAAGGATTCCTCCGCCGTGGTCGTGGCCAATGGCGGCAAGGTGGTCGGCTCGGTGCGCCACCCCTTCCCTGCCTCGGACTTCTCGTCCTTCCTGCTGCAGGCGCAGGCCTCCAACGCGCAGATCATCGGTCTCGCCAACGCCGGCGCGGACACCACCAACGCGATCAAGCAGGCTGCCGAATTCGGCATCACGCCCAAGCAGCAGCTCGCCGGCCTGCTGATGTTCATCTCCGACGTGCATTCGCTGGGCCTCAAGAACGCCCAGGGCATGTACCTCACCACCGGCTTCTACTGGGATCTCAACGACGAGACCCGCGCCTGGTCCAAGCGCTTCTTCGATAAGCAGCGCCGCATGCCGACCATGGTGCAGGCGGGCCAGTATTCCTCGGTGCTGCACTACCTGAAGGCGGTGAAGGCCGCCGGCAGCGACGAGGCCCCCAAGGTGATGGCGCAGATGAAGAAGACGCCGATCAACGACTTCTTCGCCAAGAACGGCCAGATCCGCGAGGACGGCCGCATGATCCACGACATGTACCTGGTGCAGGTGAAGAAGCCGGACGAATCCAAGTACCCGTGGGATTACTACCACGTGAAGCAGGTGATTCCGGCGGCCGAGGCCTTCCAGCCGCTGGCGCTGTCGCGTTGCCCGCTGGTCAAGAAGTGA
- a CDS encoding branched-chain amino acid ABC transporter permease, whose amino-acid sequence MEIFGVPSALFGSQLLIGLINGSFYAILSLGLAIIFGLLNIINFAHGAQYMMGAFVAWIALTKFGINYWVALLLSPILIGALGVVLERTMLRKLYKLDHLYGLLLTFGLALIFEGVFRDQYGISGQAYEVPDALKGGVNLGFMFMPIYRGWVVVAALAVCFGTWFMIEKTKLGAYLRAGTENPQIVQALGINVPLLITFTYGYGVALAAFAGVLAAPIYQVSPQMGANLIIVVFAVVVIGGMGSIMGSIVTGLGLGLIEGLTRVFYPEASAVVVFFIMVIVLLVRPAGLFGKAA is encoded by the coding sequence ATGGAAATCTTCGGAGTGCCGAGTGCGCTGTTCGGCAGCCAGCTGCTGATCGGCCTGATCAACGGCTCGTTTTACGCCATCCTCAGCCTGGGGCTGGCGATCATCTTCGGCTTGCTCAACATCATCAACTTCGCCCATGGGGCGCAGTACATGATGGGCGCGTTCGTCGCCTGGATCGCGCTCACCAAGTTCGGCATCAATTACTGGGTGGCGCTGCTGTTGTCGCCCATCCTCATCGGCGCGCTCGGCGTGGTGCTCGAACGCACGATGCTGCGCAAGCTGTACAAGCTCGACCACCTCTACGGGCTGCTGCTCACCTTCGGCCTGGCGCTGATCTTCGAAGGCGTGTTCCGCGACCAGTACGGCATTTCCGGTCAGGCCTACGAGGTGCCGGACGCGCTCAAGGGCGGCGTCAACCTCGGCTTCATGTTCATGCCGATCTACCGCGGCTGGGTGGTGGTGGCGGCGCTGGCGGTGTGCTTCGGCACCTGGTTCATGATCGAAAAGACCAAGCTCGGCGCCTACCTGCGCGCCGGCACCGAGAACCCGCAGATCGTGCAGGCGCTGGGCATCAACGTGCCGCTGCTGATCACCTTCACCTACGGCTACGGCGTGGCGCTCGCCGCCTTTGCCGGCGTGCTCGCCGCGCCGATCTACCAGGTCAGCCCGCAGATGGGCGCCAACCTCATCATCGTGGTGTTCGCGGTGGTGGTGATCGGCGGCATGGGCTCGATCATGGGCTCCATCGTCACCGGCCTCGGTCTCGGCCTGATCGAGGGCCTGACCCGGGTGTTCTACCCCGAGGCTTCGGCGGTGGTGGTCTTCTTCATCATGGTGATCGTGCTGCTGGTGCGCCCCGCCGGCCTGTTCGGCAAGGCCGCCTGA
- a CDS encoding branched-chain amino acid ABC transporter permease, translating to MSQNNNSLFARATPLLFGALFVIGLVAPFAVYPTFLMKILCFGLFACAFNLLLGFAGLLSFGHAAFLGSAGYVCGMLVRDLGVTPEVGIIGGTLAAGVLGWVFGVLAIRRSGIYFAMITLALSQMVFFFALQWKATGGEDGLQGVPRGHLFGLIDLNNNIAMYYLVFAVFCIGFFIIHRAIHSPFGQILKAIRENEPRAISLGYDVSKYKLLAFVLSAALAGLAGATKTLVFQLASLTDVHWHMSGEVVLMTLLGGLGTILGPLVGAGVIVSLQSELADKVGSWVTVIMGLIFVLCVLLFRRGIVGEIQALIRRAGIN from the coding sequence ATGAGCCAGAACAACAATTCGCTCTTCGCCCGCGCCACGCCGCTGCTGTTCGGTGCGCTCTTCGTCATCGGGCTGGTGGCACCCTTCGCGGTCTATCCCACCTTCCTGATGAAGATCCTGTGCTTCGGGCTCTTCGCCTGCGCCTTCAACCTGCTGCTCGGCTTCGCCGGCCTGCTGTCCTTCGGCCACGCCGCCTTCCTCGGCAGCGCCGGCTACGTCTGCGGCATGCTGGTGCGCGACCTCGGCGTCACCCCGGAGGTGGGCATCATCGGCGGCACGCTGGCGGCCGGCGTGCTCGGCTGGGTGTTCGGCGTGCTGGCGATCCGCCGCAGCGGCATCTACTTCGCGATGATCACGCTGGCGCTGTCGCAGATGGTGTTCTTCTTCGCGCTGCAGTGGAAGGCGACCGGCGGCGAGGACGGCCTGCAGGGCGTGCCGCGCGGCCACCTGTTCGGCCTCATCGACCTCAACAACAACATCGCCATGTACTACCTGGTGTTCGCGGTGTTCTGCATCGGCTTCTTCATCATCCACCGCGCCATCCACTCGCCCTTCGGCCAGATCCTCAAGGCCATCCGCGAGAACGAGCCGCGCGCGATCTCGCTCGGCTACGACGTCAGCAAGTACAAGCTGCTCGCCTTCGTGCTGTCGGCCGCGCTTGCCGGGCTGGCTGGTGCCACCAAGACCCTGGTGTTCCAGCTCGCCTCGCTCACCGACGTGCATTGGCACATGTCGGGCGAGGTGGTGCTGATGACCCTGCTCGGCGGCCTCGGCACCATCCTCGGTCCGCTGGTCGGCGCCGGGGTGATCGTCAGCTTGCAGAGCGAGCTGGCCGACAAGGTCGGCTCCTGGGTGACGGTGATCATGGGGCTGATCTTCGTGCTGTGCGTGCTGCTGTTCCGCCGCGGCATCGTGGGCGAGATCCAGGCGCTGATCCGGCGCGCCGGCATCAACTGA